Proteins encoded together in one Nymphalis io chromosome 24, ilAglIoxx1.1, whole genome shotgun sequence window:
- the LOC126777986 gene encoding uncharacterized protein LOC126777986: MIKMKRICHLIFRLLFLLDGGVWSLRNLSISVPRAVLSGEGQSAVLRCSYDLEGAALYSIRWYRAETEFYRYVPREMPPTMVFPLPGASVDLAQSDHQQVRIVNLNRRLSGDYQCEVSADAPLFHTDIKFAPLTVVDPPFRAPRLSVSQRSYARGDVIRANCSIDEAYPAPNITWILDDHKIAETVSWRSSDLDFKERGAFSQLELTILEAEHYKVGLTYTSSNLNRVYQDHYIYDRDMEDDRDIVRYTMVPPSNGQFTLGCVATIFDIYARKSEPTYIREDAPHPASVTGEDSSGTIANHNMMLTNVCACAILLHAL, encoded by the exons GTGGTGTCTGGTCTCTTCGGAACCTCTCCATATCCGTCCCCCGGGCTGTCCTCTCTGGCGAGGGTCAGTCAGCCGTCCTTCGCTGTTCGTATGACCTTGAAGGTGCCGCGCTTTACTCAATCCGCTGGTACCGAGCTGAAACGGAATTTTATAGATATGTACCAAGGGAGATGCCACCGACGATGGTCTTTCCATTACCTGGAGCGTCGGTTGAT CTAGCTCAGTCAGATCATCAGCAGGTCCGAATTGTAAATCTGAACAGACGACTCAGTGGAGACTACCAGTGTGAGGTGTCTGCTGATGCACCTCTCTTCCACACAGACATCAAATTTGCACCCCTCACCGTTGTTG ATCCACCATTCCGAGCTCCTCGGCTGTCCGTCTCTCAACGAAGCTATGCAAGAGGTGACGTTATACGCGCGAACTGCTCCATCGACGAGGCTTATCCAGCGCCCAACATCACGTGGATACTTGATGACCACAAG ATAGCAGAAACGGTTTCCTGGAGGTCATCGGACTTGGACTTTAAAGAACGTGGGGCATTTAGCCAGCTGGAGCTAACTATTCTGGAAGCGGAGCACTACAAGGTTGGCTTGACGTACACCAGCTCCAATCTGAATCGTGTCTATCAGGATCATTACATCTATGATCGAGATATGGAAGATGATCGCGATATTGTTAG GTATACTATGGTACCACCATCGAATGGTCAGTTCACACTGGGCTGCGTGGCGACCATTTTTGACATCTATGCGCGGAAGAGTGAACCAACATACATAAGAGAAGACGCACCTCATCCCGCATCTGTAACTGGAGAAGACTCATCAG GTACAATCGCAAACCATAACATGATGCTAACAAATGTATGCGCGTGCGCCATACTGTTGCATGCGTTATGA
- the LOC126777946 gene encoding uncharacterized protein LOC126777946 — protein MEKLLMKQEDTFEQLKKAFINYKKTPKDRLKVTYIESKLENLDRLFETFMNIHGDIVGSIKREERAKLPYFTDDMYTGFEDIYTEYKARIKDDLRLFSANTFSPQSLGPEGSVLSNTKVKLPQIQLPKFSGLYEEWQTFHDMFTSLIHQNTALSPVQKMHYLKSSLTGEPETLLRNLTTTDSNYEDAYQQLIRRYNNKRYNCNEIMKRLLSQRNATDSASSIKSLLDVTSSSLKSLQNMGIDTTSWDVIVNYIVVSRLDSESRKLWEAKVSELDSETLPTWNQLVNFLESRFRTFEMICGNNRSMVKSPNVHSNNTKPKVFHSTAQEDNKRANPSCTICKGQHLLYQCKQFAKQTPKERTEVIQSRRLCFNCFAPTHSVKECRSSTCCRRCGRRHHTLLHLERSELPSLPEAQPVNKDSIERQTPVIAHLVTKRNQKEMLLATAIVRASSANGYSQVIRVLIDPCSEGSFINEATTQSLGLKRTNINGLVSGIGDKLARSRSMVSLSLESIHNQKSKHAINVDAYVLTKLTSFLPTCQTKITDWPEIKRLSLADPEYGSPAKIDMILGVEVYEDIILEGLLKHPTEKGPIAQETQFGWVLSGRVRNNVTSKNPQLVGFHIRVKEDDLLKKFWEIEREPDAILKKSTKEEIKCEQFFEATTTRDNEGRYVVRLPFKEHKPRCVEGKTRDIALRRFHYLERKLQNNPPLYEEYKRVINGYKDQNHMVQIQNIEDIHNPKAVYLPHHPVIREDKETTRVRIVFDASCKGMNKVSLNDCFLVGPKLQQDLRHILMRWRRHPFCIIADLVQMYRQVRVEEKDTDFQRILWRSNPKDPIEHYKLLRLTFGTACAPYLAVKALQQLAKDEEAQYPRAAKIALQDYYIDDLLTGCETEMEAVEIFEEMNNLMSADASQAAYAGAVYMKVTDAFGNIHVNLVTSKTKVSPVEKEISIPRLELCAALLATKLIYEVSQIMQIPKEDLYAWSDSTVVLAWVRGEPTRWNTFVSNRVSEIHTMLDSSQFRHIETINNPADFASRGIKGADLAGLTLWWHGPDCLHHNCTYDFRNDFSTSIEERPIKTLTAVIQSEQEFVWTRFSNLTRMVRILAYCKRYIGILRSSRKNRVILSKERRIKEFEIITVKEMEEVLQTIIRNTQHIYYAEEIQQIKSHGEVKRKSSLHTLCPILDKNGVLRVGGRIKESEARFDVKHPVILPRAEKELRDMFLTTQSKLPIEIAQALANDGTSWHFIPPNAPNFGGLWEAGIKSAKTHLKRVIGDSTLTFEELSTVLTQIEACLNSRPMTYLSEDPGDPQPLTPGHFLIGEQMVAIPDEAPTDVQVTGLQRWKLTQKMVNDFWRKWSEEYLVSLNQRYKWFTKKQDPDIGNIVVIKDHNLPPTKWLLGKIEQKHSGHDGLTRVLTIKTKNGLIKRPLNKVSILPSAI, from the exons ATGGAGAAGTTACTAATGAAACAGGAAGATACGTTTGAGCAATTAAAGAAagctttcataaattataaaaaaacacccaAAGATAGATTGAAAGTAACTTATATCGAATCAAAACTAGAAAACTTAGATAGATTGTTCGAAACCTTCATGAATATACACGGTGATATAGTTGGCAGCATTAAGAGAGAGGAAAGGGCTAAATTGCCCTACTTCACCGATGATATGTACACAGGATTCGAAGATATTTATACTGAATACAAAGCTAGAATTAAAGATGATCTCCGATTGTTTAGTGCAAATACCTTTTCACCACAATCACTTGGTCCTGAAGGATCGGTCCTATCGAATACAAAGGTAAAATTACCACAGATCCAATTACCGAAATTTTCTGGACTATATGAGGAATGGCAAACATTTCATGATATGTTCACCTCattaattcatcaaaatactGCATTGAGTCCAGTACAGAAGATGCACTATTTAAAGAGTAGTCTAACAGGAGAACCGGAAACATTACTAAGGAATTTAACCACAACAGATTCTAATTACGAAGACGCTTATCAGCAGTTGATTCGCCGTTATAACAACAAACGCTATAACTGCAACGAAATTATGAAGCGTTTACTCTCACAAAGAAATGCCACTGACTCTGCAAGTTCCATCAAGTCACTACTGGATGTTACATCTTCATCGCTTAAATCATTGCAAAACATGGGCATAGACACCACCTCATGGGATGTAATCGTTAACTACATCGTGGTGTCAAGACTAGACTCAGAGTCAAGAAAGTTGTGGGAAGCAAAAGTCAGTGAGTTAGATTCGGAAACATTACCAACGTGGAATCAACTTGTAAATTTCTTAGAGTCAAGATTCCGGACATTTGAAATGATCTGTGGCAACAACAGGTCCATGGTAAAATCCCCAAATGTACATTCCAACAACACCAAACCAAAGGTGTTTCATTCCACCGCCCAAGAAGATAATAAACGAGCAAATCCTTCTTGTACTATTTGCAAGGGTCAGCATTTGTTATATCAATGCAAACAATTTGCAAAGCAAACTCCTAAAGAGAGAACTGAAGTAATACAATCAAGGAGACTCTGCTTCAATTGTTTTGCACCTACACACTCCGTTAAAGAATGTCGATCGTCAACTTGTTGCCGCCGCTGCGGTAGACGACACCACACTTTGCTGCATCTGGAGAGGAGCGAACTACCAAGTTTACCAGAAGCTCAACCGGTCAATAAGGATAGTATTGAGAGGCAGACACCAGTGATAGCTCATTTGGTTACAAAAAGGAATCAGAAGGAGATGTTGTTGGCAACTGCCATAGTCAGAGCAAGTTCCGCAAATGGGTACTCACAAGTTATACGAGTTCTTATTGATCCATGTTCAGAGGGTTCTTTTATAAACGAAGCAACGACACAATCACTGGGTTTAAAGAGAACCAATATCAATGGTCTAGTCTCTGGTATAGGTGACAAGTTGGCAAGGTCAAGAAGCATGGTGTCTTTAAGCCTAGAGTCAATTCACAACCAAAAATCAAAGCACGCAATAAATGTTGATGCCTACGTATTAACAAAGTTGACATCATTTTTACCAACATGTCAAACAAAGATTACCGACTGGCCAGAAATTAAGAGACTTAGCTTGGCTGACCCTGAGTATGGATCACCTGCAAAAATCGATATGATTCTAGGAGTAGAAGTGTATGAAGACATAATTCTAGAGGGCCTCTTGAAACATCCAACAGAGAAGGGCCCGATAGCGCAAGAGACACAATTTGGTTGGGTTCTATCTGGTCGAGTAAGAAACAATGTCACTTCAAAAAACCCACAATTAGTCGGGTTTCATATAAGAGTAAAAGAGGATgacctattaaaaaaattctggGAAATTGAAAGAGAGCCTGATGCAATTTTGAAGAAGTCTACGAAAGAAGAAATCAAGTGTGAGCAATTTTTTGAAGCCACTACTACAAGAGATAACGAAGGTCGATACGTGGTGCGTTTACCTTTCAAGGAACATAAGCCAAGATGTGTTGAAGGTAAGACAAGAGATATAGCCTTGCGTAGATTCCACTACTTAGAgcgaaaattacaaaataatccaCCATTATATGAAGAATACAAACGCGTAATTAATGGATACAAGGACCAAAATCATATGGTACAGATTCAGAACATTGAAGACATACATAACCCAAAGGCAGTGTACTTGCCTCATCATCCAGTGATCCGAGAAGATAAAGAGACAACAAGGGTACGCATCGTCTTCGATGCGTCTTGCAAGGGCATGAACAAGGTGTCTTTGAACGATTGTTTTCTTGTTGGACCGAAGCTGCAGCAAGATCTGCGCCACATTTTGATGCGATGGAGACGTCATCCTTTTTGCATAATAGCAGATCTGGTACAAATGTACAGACAAGTTCGAGTAGAGGAGAAGGACACTGACTTTCAGCGCATTCTTTGGCGATCGAACCCTAAAGATCCTATTGAACATTACAAACTTTTGAGACTTACTTTTGGTACTGCCTGTGCTCCTTATTTGGCTGTAAAGGCATTACAACAACTTGCAAAGGACGAAGAAGCACAGTACCCTCGTGCAGCTAAAATCGCTCTTCAGGATTATTACATAGATGACTTGCTAACAGGATGTGAGACGGAGATGGAAGCAGTAGAGATATTTGAAGAAATGAATAACCTGATGAGTGCAG ATGCATCTCAGGCAGCATACGCTGGTGCTGTCTATATGAAAGTGACGGATGCATTCGGCAATATTCATGTTAATTTGGTAACATCCAAAACAAAGGTATCTCCAGTTGAAAAGGAAATAAGTATTCCTCGGCTAGAATTATGCGCCGCCTTGCTCGCGACTAAATTGATTTACGAAGTTTCGCAAATTATGCAAATACCTAAAGAAGATTTATACGCATGGTCAGATTCCACAGTGGTATTAGCTTGGGTCCGTGGAGAACCGACGCGATGGAATACATTTGTTAGTAACAGGGTTTCGGAAATTCATACCATGCTAGATTCCAGTCAGTTCCGTCACATCGAAACAATTAATAATCCTGCAGATTTTGCTTCTAGGGGTATAAAAGGAGCTGATTTAGCTGGTCTCACGCTGTGGTGGCACGGTCCAGACTGCCTGCACCACAACTGTACGTACGATTTTCGCAATGATTTCTCCACATCTATTGAGGAGCGGCCCATAAAGACTTTAACAGCCGTCATTCAATCAGAACAGGAATTTGTCTGGACAAGATTTTCAAACTTAACAAGAATGGTCAGGATTTTAGCATATTGTAAGAGATACATAGGAATATTAAGGTCATCAAGGAAAAATAGAGTAATACTATCAAAAGAACGAAGGATCAAAGAGTTTGAAATTATTACTGTGAAAGAAATGGAGGAAGTTCTTCAGACAATTATAAGAAACACCCAACATATTTATTATGCGGAAGAAATACAACAGATAAAGTCTCATGGAGaagttaaaagaaaaagttCATTGCATACTCTCTGCCCCATTTTAGACAAAAATGGAGTCTTGAGAGTAGGTGGCCGTATTAAGGAGTCAGAAGCGAGATTTGATGTAAAGCATCCAGTTATTTTACCGA GAGCGGAAAAGGAGTTAAGAGACATGTTCCTCACTACCCAATCCAAGCTCCCTATAGAAATCGCTCAGGCACTTGCAAACGACGGAACCTCTTGGCATTTCATCCCACCAAATGCACCTAACTTTGGTGGTCTATGGGAAGCAGGCATAAAATCAGCCAAGACACACCTTAAACGCGTAATTGGAGATTCAACTTTAACTTTCGAGGAACTCTCAACCGTTCTGACCCAGATTGAAGCCTGCCTTAATTCACGGCCTATGACATATTTGAGTGAAGACCCCGGAGATCCACAGCCATTAACTCCCGGTCATTTTTTAATCGGTGAGCAAATGGTTGCGATTCCCGATGAGGCTCCGACTGACGTACAAGTAACCGGCTTGCAGAGATGGAAGCTGACACAAAAGATGGTAAATGATTTTTGGAGAAAATGGTCAGAAGAATACCTGGTTAGCCTCAATCAAAGGTACAAGTGGTTCACGAAGAAGCAAGATCCGGATATAGGCAACATTGTTGTGATTAAGGATCATAACCTACCACCAACAAAATGGTTACTAGGCAAAATAGAACAAAAGCATTCTGGCCATGATGGACTCACTAGAGTATTgactattaaaactaaaaatggatTGATCAAACGTCCACTCAATAAGGTTTCTATTCTGCCAAGTGCTATTTAA